The DNA sequence GATTCCCGAATACCTTACGCGCTTTGTCTCCTTGAAGGAAAGTGAGAAACTCTCGCGCCAACTCGGGGTGGTCAGTATGCCCGAGGATCGCGGCGGGGTAGGAGATCTTCGGTCCCTCTTCAATTGGGACAGTGAAAAGTATCTTAACGGCTTCCGGGTAAGCTTTGGCGTCGGTTTGATAGACGATCCCGACGACGTCATGGTTGGATCGAACCTGAAATAGGGCCGAACGCACGTCGGTCGCCGGGGAAATGCGGTTTTGTAGCAGGTCCCACAGAGTATCTCCGGGACCGGCGGAAAGCCCTTCCAGCCATTGCTGGGCATAACGCCCGGCCGGGACGGAGGCCGGATCACCAATCGAAAGGTAGCGGAAGGGTTGATCGATAAATACGGAGGGCGATCCCCATCGGTAGTTGGCATTGGGGTTCTGGATTACGACAAGTTGATTGGAGAGGAGGGAAATGCGAGATCCAGCAAGGAGGAGATTGGCGGATTCGACTTCGTTCATCCACTTTCGGTTGGCACTGAGGAACACGTCGGCTCGTGGAGCCGCGAGAATCTGGCGCGCCAAGGCACCCGAACCCGCGAAATTGAACACGAGTGAACAATCGGTTTCTTCTTCGAACAACTCTCCGATCTCCGTCATGGCATCGGTTAGGCTGGCTGCGGCAAAAACGGTCAATTCCTGTGAGGAGGAAGCTTCTTGTCGGTGGCAAGAAACCAAAGAGACGCTCACAATCGTGAGGAGAAGAACTCTCAGGAGGGTCATGGCTGGCTATGTGCAGATTTCAGACCAGCCATGAGGTTTGGCGGGCAAATTCACGAAGGAGATTGAGAAGAACTCGCTCGAGAGGTTTCTGATCGGTTCGACTCGCTGACCAATTTTCATGGAAGACGTTCATGTGCAAAGGGATTCTCGTGGGTGAGAATAACTAATTTTCCCGATTAGAGAAATTTCTATCGAAAGTCGGAAACGCTGGTTTCACGAAGTTATACCGAATTTAGTAAGTTTTGACTGTTATGGTGCAGCGCAGAATCGAAGCAGCGCAAGGCGCAGGGATCGGATTCGTATCGAGATACGCTCCGATCCCTGCAACGCCGCGACCTTCGATTCTAGGCGCATCCCCTTGGGACGGGCGGGAAATGAGCCTGAGCAGCGTTGGCCCAAATGGCACGGGTCGCAGACCCGCCTCCAATTGGGCCGCCTCGCTCAGGCTCATTTCCCATCCCGCCATAACTATCAAAACTTCCTAAATTCGGTATTAGTTTTTCCGTGTGCAAATTCTGCCCACTTCCAACCTTCGTCGTTCGTTTCAGAATGTTATCGAGCTCGGCTCAATCGTTTTGGGAATCATCCTTCTGGCTGGACTGCTCGGTTGAGAGTTTGACCACTAGGGGATCCGTAGGGTTGTCGAGACTCCGGCGTCGTCGTTCTGGTGGATCGTTAAGGTGCCATTCAGGTGCTCACAGATTTCCCGAGCGAGGGCTAGTCCGAGTCCGATGCCTTGCTGCTCCTTTTTCTTCCGGCCAAACTGGACCATGGCTCCGACTTTTCGGATCTGCTCGGGAGTCATCCCTTCACCCTGATCGACAATCTCGATGAGAGACTCTTCGTTATCCCGGGAAAGGGTGACGGTCACGTGAGTACCAGCTTTTGAGAACTTGAATGCATTGTCGATCAGCTCGCAAAAGGCTTTTCCAATTAAGCCACAGTGTTGGGAGGTCGCGATGCCTCTCGGTAGGTTTAGCTTGAGGTCTTCACTACGGTGATGATGGGTAGCGATCGAATTTGCCAGAGGGAGGAGGTAGAGGTGGAGATCTTCGGGGTCGGAGTTCGAAGGCGATTCTTCGCTCGAGCTTTCGCGAAGGGACCGGAGGCGGGAGTAGAGACTGAGGTTCTCCGCAACATGGCGGAGCCGGTCTCCACTCTCGCTCATTAGGTCGAGATACTCTTGGATCTCGGCGGCCTCCAATTCTTGCCAATGGTCACGGAGGAGTTCCGTAAGAGTGCAGATGCTATTGAGAGGAGTCTTGAGCTCGTGCGGGATCATGGACGAGATCTCATCGCTCAACTGGTTCCATTCGCGGCGGGAGACCTCCTCGCGTTTGCGGAGTTTTTCGAGCCGCGTCTCCACGGCGCCAATGAGTTCTGCTGCCCTGAAAGGCTTGGCTAGGTAATCGTCGGCCCCGAGCTCCATTCCCTTGCGCACCTCGCTCTTTTCATCATGGGCGGTCAGGAAGATGAAAGGTGTGGTGTTCAGGCCCGGATCGTTGCGGAGTTCGGCAAGAACCTTATAGCCATCTTTTCCAGGCATGTTGATGTCGCACAAAATGAGGTCGGGGCGAAGGGTCGAAGCCATCTCCAAGCCTGCAATTCCGTTTTCAGCGGCAGCGACCTCGTATTCTTCATATTCGAGAATGTCCCGGATATTCTCCCGAATGCTTTCGTTGTCTTCAATGATGAGAATCTTTTCTTTCGGATTCATGACGTCGGTCTTCAGATTTCGGCAATAATTAGGCGGCCGGTAGCCTGAACGAGAACATCGTTCCTTGTCCGGGTTCACTTTCGACCCGAACTGCGCCCCCATGGGAATCGATGATCTTTTTTACGATGGTGAGCCCCAAGCCCGTACCGGGAATATTGCGGTGATCGGTGTCTTCCGAGCGGAAAAATCGTTCGAAGAGTCGGGGGATATCGGTTGCGGGAATCCCGATGCCCTGGTCTTCGACGAAGACATAAATCGACGGGTCGGGCTGCTCCTCTGACGAGGCGAGTGGGTTGGTTGAATCTTTATCAACGTCTGCGAGGGTGATGGTAACGGTGCCTCCTCCGGGTGAATACTTTAGGGAATTGCTCAGGAGGTTGTTGAACACCTGCTCGATTTGCCCTGGATCGCCGACTGTCTGGGTGTGAGGAGTTTCGATCTTTAGGTCTACGCGGGATCTCTCGTTTTCCGAATCCAAATTCTCGATCGATCTTTTGGCTAGCTCGACAAGGTCAATGGTATGTCGATTGTGCTCTTGGCCAGCTTCCAATCTGCCGAGATCGAGGAGGTTTTCGACAAGCCGTTTCATATCGTCCATGGTTCGCTCCATCCGCGCGAGTTGCCGTTTTTGTTTGGCAGTCAGATTCTGTCCGCGGTGCACCAATTCGATTCCCAGCATGAGGGAACCTATCGGGCCTTTTAGGTCGTGCGAGACCGTGTGAACAAACTCACTCTTTATCGCGTCGAGCTCCTTCAGGGAGGTTACATCCCGGAAGACCGCGGCCCAGCCGAGGATCTCGCCATATTCGGATTGGACAGGGAAGAGAGTTGCCTGGGCCACTCGTTTCTCGCCGAAACAGACTTCTGCCGCATCTCTCCGGTCTCGAAACAGATTGGCCGTTTCGGGGGAGGCTACGACCTCTTCGATGGGGGAGCCCGGTGCAGAATCGACGTCCGTCGAGAGCAGTGGGGCCGCCGCAGGATTGGCCATGAGGAGAATATTGTCCGGATTTACGAGAAGAAACGCGTCCTTCGAAGCTTGGAGAACGGCTCGCAGGGTGAGTCGCTCGTCAGACAGTTCCTGATACAGCCGGGAATTTTGGAGAGAGCTCCCGACCGCAGCGCTAAGGGCCTGGGCCAAAGCCTCATCGTCCTCGGTAAATGCAGCGGAAGTTCGTGATCCAAAGGCGAGCGCTCCTATGATCTCTTCTCCTTGCCGGATAGGTGTGACCAGCGTCGATTCGATTTTGGCTTCGTGCCAGAAGGTCTCAGCGCTAACTCCTTCTAGGCGATCATTGCGCTGAGTTCCGTCACCATTCAATACGGAGCCACAAATGCCTCCGGAAACAGGGAACTCGGATCCTTCGGTGGTTTGGTTTCCCGCGAGAACATGAGTTCGAAAATAGTCGGGTTTCTCGGATCGGAGGCATATCGCCAGAAAGTCATGAGAGATCAGGGCGGGGGAGAAATCAGCAACCACCTGAAAAATGTGACTGGGGATAGGGGAAGTGGCGAACTCCTCGAGAACCGTTGTCAGGGTTTTGAGCTTGTGGAGAATCATGCCAGGCAGCGTTCGCGAATGATGGACATCATCTCTTCGATCTGGGGAATGGGATCAATCGGGCCGACGACGGTTTTGTGTTGAATGATGCGTCCTCGATCGATGAGGAATAGCCCGTGCTCAACAGCAGTAGCTGCGTGGTGGTGAAGTCGCCGGAAGAAATTCCGATTGGCGACGTCGAGATAGACGCCTCGGGCGGTGGTTCCAATCTCGCCGGTTTTTATGGAAGTGGCGAGGGTCACTACTGCGTTTTTGGCGGCGTCGAGAGCTCCCCGATCCCCGAGCCCATAAACAGCGTAGAGTCGCTTGTCAGGGTCGCAGACAAAGGGAAACGGGGGGATGTCCGATCCGAAGAAGCGTTGGGCGGAGGAAGAGAGATTGGGGGCAACTTGAATCAATTCAGCTCCGACCTGCTTTACCTGATCGTATCCCCCGATGAACTCCATCATGTGGCTGCGGCAAAAATTGCACTGAAAGCCTCGGGAAAACCAGAGGAGGACATTCTGGCTTTGGCAAATTCTTTCGAGATCGATCCGCTGCCCATCCAAACTGGAGAGGGAGAAGGTCGGGGCCTCTGAACCGATGTCCCCAGGATCGGGGCTGTTGCCGGCGTTCGGAGAGTGAGTGGAGTCGGGCATAACGAAGAAAGCAGTTCTAGTGATTAAGGGGGTAAATATTCCTCAGATTGCAAATCATGGGGGAGAATGGTTGCCCGGAAATACCCCGATCGAATCGGGGGTTCCGCGCTTTCGGTGCACCCGGCTACGGAATGGCGCTAGGCTAGAGTCGAAGGCCATCGGAATCTGTTAATCCTTGAGAGCTGCGTGGAGGATCTCCACAGGATGCAAAGCGGTGCGTCCAGTGCCGTCGTGGATTTGGTGTCGGCAGGAAGTTCCCGGAGCGGCGATCACCGTTTCCTCCGGGGTATTGCGGACGGTCGGGAAGAGAACGAGATTGCCGACCTTTTGGGAGAGTTCGTAATGCTCCTTCTCATACCCGAAGGATCCCGCCATACCGCAACAGCCGCTGGGAATGACCTCGACGGAATAGTTTTGCGGAAGCCGGAGAGCTTCGACGCTGCCGGATGTCCCGACCAGAGCCTTCTGAAAGCAGTGGCCATGAAGCTTGATGGCTTGGTGGCGGTCGGTAAACGAATCGCTATGGATCCGCCCAGCGGCGGCTTCACTGGCTAGGAAGGTTTCCATCATCATGCAATGAGGAGCCATTTCGCGAGCGGTCTCCTTGAGGTCCGCTTCGGCGAGATCCAGGGCCTCGTCGCGGAAGGTAAGGATGCCGGAGGGTTCCACGCCGACCATCGGTTGCTCGGCCGTGACTTTACCCTGCAGCGCCCGCAGGTTCCCATTGATCAGCTTCTTGGCTTCGTGGACCAAGCCTTTTGAGAGCCAGGTGCGTCCGCTCTCTCCGTGTTCTGGCAATTCCACTGCGTAACCCAATCGCTCCAGCAGTTCAACGGCCTTGATGCCGACATGGACGTCGTTAAAGTTCGTGAACTCGTCGTTGAAGAACCAGACCTTGCCGACCTTGCCCGCGTTGGCGTGCAGTTCATGCTTTTTGAACCAAAAAGAAAAGGTGTGCTTCGGGAGGAGTGGAATTGTGCGGTCAGGATGAAATCCCACCATCGGGTTGAGAATTCGGCGAATCCAAGAAGTCCCGAACAACAGGTTCCAGGCCCAAGGGGCTTTGGCGGCAAGCTTTTGAGAACGGGCAAAGGAGGCAATCATCTTGGATCGCAGGGGAACTCCGTTGATCTCGTAATAATGCTGCATGAACTCGGCTTTGAGTTTCGCCATGTCCACTGTGGAAGGGCACTCCTTTTTGCAGCCTTTACAGGAGAGGCAGAGGTCTAGGACCTCTTTTACATCGGGATTGTCAAAGACGCTTTTCCGGGCCTCCTTCGGGCCTCCAGTGAGAGCGTTACGCAGGGTATTGGCGCGGGCTCGGGTCGTATCCTTCTCTTCGCGGCTAGCCATATAACTTGGGCACATGGTGCCTCCGGCTAGTTGAGTTTTGCGACAGTCGCCGGAACCATTGCACATTTCGGCGGCACCCAGCATGCCCTTTGTCTCCGACCAATCAAAGATCGTCGCTGGCTCTTTTGTGACCTGTCCCGGCTTAAACCGGAGAGAGCTGTTCATCGGAGGCGTTCCGACGATCTTGTTTGGATTGAAGATTCCTTTTGGATCCCAGCTCTTTTTTACGGCTTGTACCAGCGCGTAGTTCTTTGCACCGATCATTGTTTCGAGGAATTCTCCCCGCAGCCGACCGTCACCATGTTCGCCGGAGAGGGAGCCGCGGTATTCGCGCACGAGTTCGGCAACCGTCTGGGCGACTTCGCGGAACATTCGATTTCCGTCCTCGGTCTTCAGGTCAATGATCGGGCGGAGGTGGATCTCTCCCGATCCGGCATGGGCGTAGTGAACGCAGCCCAGGCCAAAGCGTTCTTTGAGCCGACGGTTAAACTCGGCGATGTACTCAGGCAGATCCTCGACACGTACGCAGGTATCTTCGACGACGGGCACCGGCTTGGCGTCTCCGGGCATGTTCGAAAGCAGTCCGAGGCCCGCCTTGCGAAGATTCCAGATCTTTACGGTGTCTTCGCCGAAGAGAACTGGGTAGGCATAGCCGAGCCCGGCTTCCCGCATTTCCGCCTCCAATTTTTTCGTGACTTCCAGAACCTGTTCTTGGCTGTCCTTCCGAAACTCAGTGACCAGAACTGCACCCGGTTTGCTCTCGATGAAAAAGCGATTTTCCCTGTGCTCGATGCTCCTCTCGGTGCACTCGAGGATATAGTGGTCGATGAGCTCGCAGGCGAAGCACTCGTGGCGGATGGCCAGTTGCGTCGCCCGGAGGGCTTCGTCAACGGTGGCAAATTGGGCACAGAGAAGTCCGTCCACCTTCGGCGGTAAGGGATCGCAGTGGAGCTTTACCTCAAGAACGAAACAGAGTGTTCCCTCGCTTCCGGCAATCAACTTGCCGAAATGAAAGAGTTTTTCGGAATTTGGATCGAAGCACCCCGCATCCATCAGCAAATCGAGGGCATACCCGGTATTTCGCCGGGGAATGTCTGGATGGGGGAAGTTCTTGCGAATCTCTTCTTGGTTTGCGGTGTCGCCAAGAAGGTCCCGGATCTCTCGGTATATCCGAGTCTCCAGAGTTTCGGGACCATCGCATTTGGCCGCAAACTCATCCGGAGTGAGAGATCCAAACACTACTTTGGATCCGTCGGAGAGAAGGGCAGTTACTTCCAGAACGTGGTCTCGGGTGCTGCCATATTTAATCGAGTTGGATCCACAGGAATTGTTCCCGAGCATTCCTCCGATCATGGCGCGGTTCTGGGTCGAGGTTTCCGGGCCGAAGAGAATGCCGTGTGGGCGGAGGGCGTCGTTGAGTTCGTTGCGGATGACGCCCGGTTGGCAGCGCACCCAGCCTTCCTCTCCGTTGATCTCTAGGATGTCTGTGAAATGTCGGGATACGTCGACGACAATGCCGTGACCCACTACCTGTCCTGCCAATGAGGTTCCGGCTGTGCGGGGGATGATTCCTACCCCTTGCTCATGAGCGTAGCGAATAATTTCGATCAGATCGTCTTCTGACCGCGGTATCGCCACGGCGAGCGGCATTTCCTGATAGGCGGAAGCGTCAGTGGAATAGATCCGACGTATGAATTCGCCTGTGTGGAATTCGCCTTCGAGTTGCTGGGCCAATGTTCCAAGTCCTTCGACCGAGGGGGAAACTGTCATGAAGAACTTTCTGACGGATTCGTCTCTTAATGGCGAGACTTTGGATGAAAAATTATGAGAGAAAGGGCGTTCTAAACGACAGGGACAATTCCCCGGAGGGCGATTCTTCTCAATCGCCGCAGGTATTTTTCCATTGGATAGCGGAGGCGAGGGTTGCTAGGATTCTTTCCATGAAAAAAGTAGCAGTCCTTCTCTCTGGCAGTGGGGTTTATGACGGTAGTGAAATCTACGAGGCGACATTTACTCTGCTGGCGTTGGAAGAGGCCGGGGTGGACGTGACCTGTTGCGCTCCGGATATACCGCAGATGCACGTCATCAATCATGTCACGGGCGATGTTGCGGAAGGCGAGTCGCGCTCTGTGCTTGTCGAGGCGGCTCGGCTGGCTCGCGGAGAGGTGACAGATTTGGCCAAATTGAGTGAGGCGGAGTTTGACGCCCTGATTCTTCCTGGAGGATTTGGGGCCGCCAAGAATCTTTGCGATTTTGCAGTGAAGGGCCCCGACTGTCAGGTCGAGCCGCAGGTTGCGGGGGTCGTTGAAGCGTTCCACGCCGCTGGTAAACCGATCGGGCTCATGTGTATTGCACCCGCGATCGGGGCGGCTCTTTTCGGAGGCAAGGGCATTCGGCTCACGATCGGAAACGACGCCGATACCGCCAGCGGGCTTCAAGCGTTGGGTGCCGAGCATGTCGATTGCCCGGTGGACGAGATTGTCGTGGATGAGAACAACAAGGTAGTCACGACTCCCGCCTATATGCTCGGGCCGAAGATGGCCGATGTGAAAGCGGGCATTGATAAGCTCGTGGCCAAAGTTTTGGAAATGGCCTGACGGCGATGCGCTTCGATGTTTTGACCCTTTTCCCGGCCATGCTGGAAGGTTTTTTGGCCGAGAGTATGGTCGGGAAATCCATCCAGCGAGGTATCGTGGAGGCCGCTGTCCACAATCTGCGTGATTGGACCACGGACAAGCACCAGATAACCGATGACCGCCCCTTCGGGGGAGGTGCAGGAATGGTCATGAAGCCGGAACCGATTTTCTCGGCCATTGAGGAGCTTCGGAGTGAGCAGAGCACCGTCATTTATCTCGCCCCGGATGGAGAACAACTCAGTCACTCTCTGGTCATGGAACTGGCGGCCAAGCCGCATTTGATCCTCCTGAGTGGCCACTATGAGGGGATCGACGAGCGGGTGCGGGAGAATCTCATCGATCGGGAGATCAGTATTGGCGACTACGTTCTCACCAATGGAACTCTGCCAGCCGCAGTTTTGATTGACGCAGTGGCCCGGCAACTCCCCGGAGTCCTGGGGGAGGCCCAATCGCTGGAGCAGGATAGCTTCTCGGACGGATTGTTGGGGCTTCCACAATACACCCGTCCCGCCGAATTTCGCGGGATGAAGATTCCGGAAGTTTTGCTTTCCGGCAATCACGCCAAGATCGAGGCTTGGCGGCAAGAGCAGCGAAGAGCGCGGACGGCGAAGCGACGGCCGGATTTGTTGTAGAGATGGCTGTGGCCATTCCTCTCCCTGCAAAAAGAAAATAGGTTCCTAACGCGAATCCCATGTGGGGTGGTCGCTTCAGCGCCACCCTTCGCGATTAGAAACGGCTCTCTCCAAGGCGCAGGAGAGGCGGAGCGGAAGCGCGATAAGCGATTTCGATTAGCCCCCGGCGAGTGCCGGAAGACTCTGCCACATCGCAAGGAAGGGCGATCTTCCTTTCTTCTACGGAGCGATGGTATCGAGAAGGGCTTGGACGCAGTCTATCCGGGTCTTCGGGCTGAGGCCGTGGCCGCCATTGAAGATGAAGCCGGGATCGCCTTTGCGGTTTTCGAGAATATTGGCAGCGGCCGCCCGGACATATTCGGGATCTGTTTCGAGAAGAATCGGGTCGAGATTTCCCTGGATGGCGATGTTGGGTCCGATAGTGGCTCGGGCTTGGGAGAGGGAGGTAGCCCAGTCGATCGCGATGGCTTCGGTCCCGACCGTCACTTGATCCGTGAGGCGGTTGGCCGCGCCTCGTGAGAAAAGGATCATCGGCTTGTCGCAGGCTTCCTTGATCTTACGGATGGGATCCAGACACCATTCTTCGTAAAACTCGCTGGGACAAAGTGCTGCCCAGGAATCGAATAGTTGAATTGCATCCGCCCCGGAGGCGCATTGCAGTCGGACGTAGTCGGTACAAGCGGTGGTAATGCCTTTCAAGAGGAGGCGGGCACTGTGCGGGTCGCGGTAGAGCATTTCGCGCAAGTTGCGGCCTTCGCCGGGAGATCCACCTTCGACGAGGTAGAGCGCGAGTGTCCAGGGCGCTCCGCAGAATCCGAGAAGGGTTTTCTCTTCGCCCAGCTCTTTTTTCAGCATTTGTAGAGCCTCCCCGACATATTCGAGACGTTCGGCGGCTCCTTCGGGAGTCAGTGAATCCACCTCGATTTCAGAACGGATCGTCCGCTCCAGTTCGATTCCGCCTTCATCGCGAAAACGATAATCAACCCCGAGGGCTTCGGGGATGACAAGAATGTCACTGAAGAGAATGGCCGCGTCGAGCTGGGGGAAACGCTTGAGCGGTTGCAGAGTCACCTCTGTCGCCAATTCGGGTGTGCGGACCATCGTCCGAAAATCGCTCTCTTCTTTCAACGCACGGTATTCGGGAAGATAGCGTCCAGCCTGTCTCATGAGCCAGACGGGGGGGCGGTCGAGATTGCGACAGGCGAGTGCGTCGAGAAAACGTTTCCTTGAAGTGGTCATGAAGATTGCTCGTTGTTTTCGAGAGGATGGGTCGGCGCGAGCCAGTCCCGTGGTCGTAGATATCGCTCGGTCAATTGTTCTTCTGGGGAACCGGGTTCGGGCGTCCAATTGTAGGACCAATTGGCTTCGGCGGGAAGCGACATGAGGATCGATTCCGTGCGTCCTCCTGAGGCGAGCCCGAACTTTGTGCCGCGGTCATGGAGTAGATTGAATTCTACGTAGCGGCCCCGCCGGAGGCGCTGAAATTGTTTCTCTCTTTCGCCGAACGGAGTGGATGCACGCCGATCCAGAATACGAAAGAAGGACTCGCGGAATCCGTTTCCGACCTCAAGCGAGAAGGCAAAGGTGCGCTCAAATCCCAATTCTGAAAAATCGTCGTAGAAAATACCTCCGATCCCTCGGCACTCGTCGCGGTGGGGAAGATAGAAATACTCATCGCACTCCCGCTTGAAGGATCGGTAGAGGCCAGGCTTGGCTTGCTCACAGATGTCATGGGCCGCCTGGTGCCATTCCACTGCATCCTCGTCAAAACCATAGCAGGGTGTCAGGTCGAAACCGCCGCCAAACCACCACTGGATCGATTGCTCTTCCAGAGCCGGGAGGACGAAGAACGCGCGGACGTTCATGTGAGCGGTCGGTGCGTAGGGGTTCTGCGGATGCAAGACTACGGAGACTCCCATCGCCTCGAACGGTCGCCCGGCAAATTCGGGTCGGCGAGCAGAGGCAGGAGCGGGTAGGGCGTCGCCGCTGACGCGGGAAAAGTTTACGCCTCCCTTTGAGAGGATTTTGCCGCCTTCTACGGCCCTTGAGATTCCACCTCCGCCGCCGGGGCGTTCCCAGGAATCCTCACGAAGGATATCCGATCCTTCCCGGTTCTCGATCTCCCGACATAGGTCATCTTGGAGCTTTTGAAAAGCGGCTTGGACCTGGTCCGGATCGGGCTGTGCGCTTTGGATCACTCTGCGATCGGGAGATCTGCCGCGAGCTGGCGTCTGCGTGAGTTCAGAATCGGGAAAAACCCTTCGCTCTGGAGGATCTCTGCAACCGAATCGGAGAGCAGGAATTCGAGGTAGGGAGCGAGGAACCGGTATTGGCTTCGCGGGACACAGACGTAATAAGCGAGGGCCAACGGGTAATCCCCGTAGTTCACATTCTCGAGGGTCGGGCCGAACGAGACGCCGCCGTCTTCAGCTTCGATGCGGAGAGCTTTCAGCTCGGTGGAAAGGGGCAGGGTGTCGATGACCCCGATCGCTCCGTCATTATTGCTGACGAAGGATTCCAGTTGAATGGAAGAGTCGTATTCTTGGATGCCGGAGCGGATAGGTTCCCTGTCGAGGAACCGGGCGCTGAACAAGTCGAGGACGGGGCTCGTTCCGGGGTTGGCGTAGGCAGCCTGAATGTTCCGGTTCTGCCAAGCGCCGGAAAGGCCGAGGTCCGACCACCGGGCAATCGCGTTTTCGGTCAGAGATCCATAAATCCCGCCAATCTGTTGCCGTGTCAGGGACTTCAGCGGATTCTTCCGATTGACGACAACGGCTCCAATTTGAAACGCGAAGGGCAGGACGGGGAAGTCTAGCTCCGTCGGATCCTGATGGGGCATGGCGACCAGAATCAGGTCGGCCTCTCCTTCGTAGAAATCGCGAAATGCGAGAAGACTGCCACCCAGTTGGATTTCGAGCTGGTCGCCTTCTTCGCTCGCGAAAGCTTCGAGAGCTTCGACGAGAGCGGGCGGAATGTAGTCGGACCCTTCGATGCGGACGACCCGCGCTTGAAGTACGGAACTGAGTGCAAGAGTCAGGAGAAGAATTTGGGGGAGAATGCCTTTCATGAGTGAGAGATTAAGATTCGAGGAGTTCGGGCCAGCGTGCAAGTTTGCGGTGGAGAGTACGGCGACTCATTCCGAGGAGGTCCGCAGCTTTCGTCTTGTTGTTGCCGGTTTGCAGAAGGGCGTTCCGCAGCAAGCGCTTTTCATTCTCCTCGACGGAGAGAGGGTTGGCCGCGAGTGTTTTGGAATTGCTCGTCGGAGTTTGTTGTTCGCCGAAGAATTTGCTGTCGAGATCGTACTCAGTGACCCGACTGCCCCGTTTGAGAATGACCGTATTTTCGCAAAAGTTGCGCAGTTCCCGGATGTTCCCCGGCCAGCTATATTTCTGGAGGACCGAGAGTGCTTCGGGAGAAAAGGTGACGGGCGGGACTCCGTTTTCGCGGCTGAAGTTAGCGACATAGTGCTCAAGCAGGAGCGATATGTCGCCTTCACGCTGGCGGAGTGGAGGGAGATCGACCGTGACGACGTTGAGCCGATAGAGGAGGTCTTCGCGGAAATCGCCTTTGCGCGCCA is a window from the Puniceicoccus vermicola genome containing:
- the trmD gene encoding tRNA (guanosine(37)-N1)-methyltransferase TrmD, yielding MRFDVLTLFPAMLEGFLAESMVGKSIQRGIVEAAVHNLRDWTTDKHQITDDRPFGGGAGMVMKPEPIFSAIEELRSEQSTVIYLAPDGEQLSHSLVMELAAKPHLILLSGHYEGIDERVRENLIDREISIGDYVLTNGTLPAAVLIDAVARQLPGVLGEAQSLEQDSFSDGLLGLPQYTRPAEFRGMKIPEVLLSGNHAKIEAWRQEQRRARTAKRRPDLL
- the hemE gene encoding uroporphyrinogen decarboxylase, whose product is MTTSRKRFLDALACRNLDRPPVWLMRQAGRYLPEYRALKEESDFRTMVRTPELATEVTLQPLKRFPQLDAAILFSDILVIPEALGVDYRFRDEGGIELERTIRSEIEVDSLTPEGAAERLEYVGEALQMLKKELGEEKTLLGFCGAPWTLALYLVEGGSPGEGRNLREMLYRDPHSARLLLKGITTACTDYVRLQCASGADAIQLFDSWAALCPSEFYEEWCLDPIRKIKEACDKPMILFSRGAANRLTDQVTVGTEAIAIDWATSLSQARATIGPNIAIQGNLDPILLETDPEYVRAAAANILENRKGDPGFIFNGGHGLSPKTRIDCVQALLDTIAP
- the hemF gene encoding oxygen-dependent coproporphyrinogen oxidase: MQSAQPDPDQVQAAFQKLQDDLCREIENREGSDILREDSWERPGGGGGISRAVEGGKILSKGGVNFSRVSGDALPAPASARRPEFAGRPFEAMGVSVVLHPQNPYAPTAHMNVRAFFVLPALEEQSIQWWFGGGFDLTPCYGFDEDAVEWHQAAHDICEQAKPGLYRSFKRECDEYFYLPHRDECRGIGGIFYDDFSELGFERTFAFSLEVGNGFRESFFRILDRRASTPFGEREKQFQRLRRGRYVEFNLLHDRGTKFGLASGGRTESILMSLPAEANWSYNWTPEPGSPEEQLTERYLRPRDWLAPTHPLENNEQSS
- a CDS encoding PstS family phosphate ABC transporter substrate-binding protein; protein product: MKGILPQILLLTLALSSVLQARVVRIEGSDYIPPALVEALEAFASEEGDQLEIQLGGSLLAFRDFYEGEADLILVAMPHQDPTELDFPVLPFAFQIGAVVVNRKNPLKSLTRQQIGGIYGSLTENAIARWSDLGLSGAWQNRNIQAAYANPGTSPVLDLFSARFLDREPIRSGIQEYDSSIQLESFVSNNDGAIGVIDTLPLSTELKALRIEAEDGGVSFGPTLENVNYGDYPLALAYYVCVPRSQYRFLAPYLEFLLSDSVAEILQSEGFFPILNSRRRQLAADLPIAE